A stretch of Cytophagales bacterium DNA encodes these proteins:
- the rpsJ gene encoding 30S ribosomal protein S10, with translation MNQKIRIKLKSYDHNLVDKSSEKIVRAVKTTGAVVSGPIPLPTEKEKFTVLRSPHVNKKSREQFQLCTYKRLVDIYSNSAKTVDALMKLELPSGVDVEIKV, from the coding sequence ATGAATCAGAAAATTAGAATAAAGCTTAAATCTTACGACCACAATCTGGTAGACAAATCTTCAGAGAAAATCGTGAGAGCGGTAAAAACTACTGGTGCGGTAGTAAGCGGACCTATTCCACTTCCTACTGAGAAGGAAAAGTTTACTGTACTACGTTCACCTCACGTGAATAAGAAGTCCAGAGAGCAGTTCCAACTGTGCACCTACAAGAGATTGGTAGACATTTACTCAAACAGTGCAAAAACTGTTGACGCATTGATGAAGCTTGAGCTTCCAAGTGGAGTAGATGTAGAGATCAAGGTGTAG
- the rplC gene encoding 50S ribosomal protein L3, translating to MPGIIGRKIGMTSIYNEAGKNIACTVVEAGPCVVTQVKNLETDGYRAVQLAYGERKEKNTPKALKGHFAKAKTTPKQKVVEFRKFRDEFAEQIALGNTITADEVFSENDFVDAIGTSKGKGFQGVVKRHGFGGVGQSTHGQHNRLRAPGAIGACSFPARVFKGLKMAGRTGGNRVKVLNLKVMKIYPEKNLLLVSGSIPGAKNSFVILEK from the coding sequence ATGCCTGGAATAATTGGAAGAAAAATTGGTATGACCAGCATTTACAACGAGGCGGGCAAAAATATTGCCTGTACAGTCGTTGAAGCGGGACCCTGTGTCGTTACGCAAGTAAAGAATCTGGAAACTGACGGTTATAGAGCTGTTCAGCTTGCCTATGGCGAACGAAAAGAGAAAAATACACCTAAGGCCTTGAAGGGACACTTCGCTAAAGCCAAAACTACACCCAAGCAAAAAGTGGTGGAGTTTAGGAAGTTTAGAGATGAGTTTGCTGAGCAAATTGCCTTAGGAAACACCATCACTGCTGATGAGGTTTTCTCTGAAAATGATTTCGTTGACGCTATCGGTACCTCAAAAGGTAAAGGATTCCAGGGAGTTGTAAAGAGACACGGTTTCGGTGGTGTAGGTCAGAGTACGCACGGTCAGCATAACAGGTTGAGAGCACCTGGTGCGATTGGAGCATGTTCATTCCCAGCTCGAGTTTTCAAAGGATTGAAAATGGCGGGTCGTACGGGAGGAAACAGGGTCAAAGTCTTGAACCTGAAAGTAATGAAAATTTATCCCGAGAAGAATTTGTTGCTGGTGAGTGGTTCCATTCCTGGTGCAAAAAACTCTTTCGTAATACTGGAAAAGTAA
- the fusA gene encoding elongation factor G, with translation MAKRDLRFTRNIGIAAHIDAGKTTTTERILYYTGVSHKIGEVHDGAATMDWMEQEQERGITITSAATTVFWPYKGDEYHINIIDTPGHVDFTVEVNRSLRVLDGLVFLFSAVDGVEPQSETNWRLADNYKVARIGFVNKMDRAGADFLNVCKQVKEMLGTKAVPLQLPIGAEDTFKGVVDLVENKAIVWNEDDKGMTFEEVEIPADMADEVEEYRGNLVEAVAEYDEELLEKYFEDPDSITRDEIVAALRAATIDLAFVPMMCGSAFKNKGVQTMLDYVMELLPSPLDRDNIKGTDPDSEEEVTRKPDPTDPFSALAFKIATDPFVGRLCFVRSYSGMLDSGSYIYNTRTSKKERISRIFQMHANKQNQIDQLHAGDIAAVVGFKDIKTGDTLCDEKNKLVLESMDFPDPVIGYAIEPKTQADVDKLGIAIAKLVEEDPTLQVETDHDTGQTILKGMGELHLDIIIDRLKREFKVEINQGAPQVAYKETIRSTVEHKEVYKKQTGGRGKFADIVFDLGPQDEDYEKEGLQFKNDIKGGVIPREFIPAVEKGFKDAMANGPLAGFPIDSMKVRLHFGSFHDVDSDSLSFELAARLGFKAAAAKAKPVILEPVMSVEVVTPDEYTGSITGDLNKRRGIMKGMDTKGNSQVVKADVPLSELFGYVTDLRTMSSGRATASLTFSHYDPVPNNISEEVIANVKGQPA, from the coding sequence ATGGCGAAAAGAGACTTACGCTTTACCAGAAACATCGGTATTGCAGCGCACATTGATGCTGGAAAAACCACCACCACTGAGCGGATCCTGTACTACACAGGAGTTAGTCATAAAATCGGAGAGGTACATGATGGTGCTGCCACCATGGACTGGATGGAGCAGGAGCAGGAGCGTGGTATCACGATCACTTCCGCTGCAACGACCGTATTCTGGCCTTACAAAGGCGATGAATATCACATTAACATCATTGATACTCCAGGTCACGTTGACTTTACTGTTGAAGTAAACCGATCGTTACGAGTATTAGACGGATTGGTTTTCTTGTTTAGTGCGGTTGATGGTGTTGAGCCTCAGTCTGAAACTAACTGGAGACTTGCTGATAACTACAAAGTAGCTCGAATCGGATTCGTTAACAAAATGGATCGCGCAGGTGCTGACTTCCTGAATGTTTGTAAGCAAGTAAAAGAAATGTTAGGTACCAAAGCGGTGCCTTTGCAATTGCCTATCGGAGCAGAAGACACTTTCAAAGGTGTAGTTGATTTGGTAGAGAACAAGGCAATTGTCTGGAACGAAGACGATAAGGGAATGACTTTCGAGGAAGTTGAAATCCCTGCCGATATGGCCGACGAAGTTGAAGAGTATCGAGGAAATCTCGTAGAAGCTGTAGCTGAATACGACGAAGAATTGCTCGAGAAATACTTCGAAGATCCTGATTCAATCACCAGAGATGAAATCGTTGCAGCCTTGAGAGCAGCTACCATCGATTTGGCTTTCGTGCCAATGATGTGTGGTTCTGCCTTTAAAAATAAAGGTGTGCAAACCATGCTCGATTATGTAATGGAGCTGTTGCCATCTCCTCTGGATAGAGATAACATTAAAGGAACTGATCCTGATTCTGAAGAAGAAGTGACAAGAAAGCCAGATCCTACCGATCCTTTCTCAGCGCTTGCTTTCAAAATCGCGACTGATCCATTTGTAGGTCGACTTTGCTTCGTTCGTTCTTATTCAGGAATGTTGGATTCCGGTTCTTATATCTATAATACAAGAACCAGTAAGAAAGAGCGTATCTCTCGTATCTTCCAGATGCACGCTAACAAGCAAAATCAAATTGATCAGCTTCATGCTGGTGACATTGCCGCGGTTGTTGGTTTCAAAGACATCAAAACAGGAGATACACTTTGCGATGAGAAGAACAAATTGGTTCTTGAATCAATGGACTTCCCTGATCCGGTAATCGGATACGCGATTGAGCCAAAGACTCAGGCGGATGTCGATAAATTGGGTATCGCAATCGCGAAACTAGTAGAAGAAGATCCGACACTTCAGGTAGAAACTGATCACGATACAGGTCAGACCATCTTGAAGGGTATGGGTGAGCTTCACCTGGACATCATCATTGATCGATTGAAGCGTGAATTCAAAGTAGAGATCAATCAGGGTGCACCTCAGGTGGCTTACAAGGAGACGATCCGATCTACGGTTGAACACAAAGAAGTTTATAAGAAGCAAACTGGTGGACGTGGTAAGTTTGCCGATATCGTTTTTGATCTTGGTCCTCAGGATGAAGATTACGAAAAGGAAGGTCTCCAGTTTAAGAATGATATTAAAGGTGGTGTAATTCCTCGAGAATTCATCCCTGCTGTTGAGAAAGGCTTCAAAGATGCCATGGCTAATGGTCCTCTTGCTGGATTCCCTATCGATAGCATGAAAGTAAGATTGCACTTTGGATCCTTCCACGATGTGGATTCTGATTCACTGTCTTTCGAACTTGCTGCCCGTCTTGGTTTCAAAGCAGCTGCTGCTAAAGCAAAGCCTGTGATCCTGGAGCCTGTGATGAGTGTAGAAGTTGTAACACCTGACGAGTATACCGGTTCTATCACTGGTGACCTCAACAAAAGAAGAGGTATCATGAAAGGAATGGATACCAAAGGAAACTCACAGGTAGTTAAAGCCGACGTGCCACTTTCAGAATTGTTTGGTTATGTGACGGATCTGAGAACAATGAGTTCAGGACGAGCAACTGCTTCCCTGACCTTCTCTCACTATGATCCTGTTCCTAACAACATTTCAGAAGAGGTGATTGCTAATGTAAAAGGCCAACCTGCCTAA
- a CDS encoding DUF3467 domain-containing protein, with protein MADKDEKKPNQLNIELTEETAEGTYANLAMIAHSSSEFVIDFIRLMPGVSKAKVKSRIVITPEHAKRLLMALQENVVKYEANFGSIKQAEEPPKFPMNFGGTVGEA; from the coding sequence ATGGCAGATAAAGACGAAAAGAAGCCCAATCAGTTGAACATTGAATTGACTGAAGAAACTGCCGAAGGCACTTATGCCAATTTGGCAATGATTGCACATTCCAGTAGTGAGTTTGTGATTGACTTCATTCGATTGATGCCAGGTGTTTCCAAAGCAAAGGTGAAATCCAGAATTGTGATCACACCTGAGCACGCAAAGCGATTATTAATGGCTTTGCAGGAAAATGTGGTCAAGTATGAGGCGAATTTTGGTTCGATAAAACAAGCCGAGGAGCCACCAAAATTCCCAATGAATTTTGGTGGCACTGTTGGTGAAGCTTAA
- the rpsG gene encoding 30S ribosomal protein S7, whose product MRKAKPKKRYILPDPIYSDTLVTKFVNMMMEDGKKSIAYSIFYGAVKIVEEKTGENGLETWKTALSNISPYVEVKSRRVGGATFQVPIEVRPDRKISLGIKWMIRYARTRGEKTMRERLAGEIIAASKGEGAAIKKKDDTHRMAEANKAFSHFRF is encoded by the coding sequence ATGAGAAAGGCTAAACCTAAAAAACGATACATCCTGCCGGATCCCATCTATTCGGATACATTGGTCACCAAGTTTGTGAACATGATGATGGAGGATGGTAAAAAAAGTATCGCTTACAGTATTTTCTACGGAGCTGTTAAAATCGTAGAGGAGAAGACAGGTGAGAATGGTTTGGAAACCTGGAAAACTGCTTTGAGTAACATCAGTCCTTACGTGGAGGTGAAAAGCCGACGTGTAGGAGGAGCAACATTCCAAGTTCCAATCGAGGTTCGGCCTGATCGTAAAATCTCTTTGGGAATTAAGTGGATGATTCGTTACGCTCGTACAAGAGGTGAGAAGACGATGAGAGAGAGATTAGCGGGCGAGATCATCGCAGCTTCCAAAGGTGAAGGAGCTGCAATCAAGAAAAAGGACGATACGCACAGAATGGCGGAAGCTAACAAGGCGTTTTCACATTTTAGATTCTAA
- the rpoC gene encoding DNA-directed RNA polymerase subunit beta', producing MAFRKNKKLTNDFSKVTISLASPESILESSHGEVTQPETINYRTYKPEMGGLFCERIFGPVKDWECHCGKYKRIRYKGIICDRCGVEVTEKKVRRERMGHIELVVPVAHIWYFRSLPNKIGYLLGLPTKKLDQIIYYERYIVIQPGAKEEDGVNKLDFLTEDEYLDILDKLPRENQMLDDSDPQKFIAKMGAEALEMLLARTELDELSYQLRHQAATDTSQQRKAEALKRLRVVEAFRDARTRIENKPEWMVIRMVPVIPPELRPLVPLDGGRFATSDLNDLYRRVIIRNNRLKRLIDIKAPEVILRNEKRMLQEAVDSLFDNSRKVNAVRSDGNRALKSLSDMLKGKQGRFRQNLLGKRVDYSGRSVIVVGPELKMHECGLPKSMAAELFKPFIIRKLIERGIVKTVKSAKKIVDRKDPVVWDILENVLKGHPVLLNRAPTLHRLGIQAFQPKLIEGKAIQLHPLVCTAFNADFDGDQMAVHVPLGHEAVLEASLLMLSTHNILNPANGAPIAVPSQDMVLGLYYVTKGRKSTEEEPVAGEGMTFYNAEEVIIALNEKTISKHAHIKVRTKVRNEEGELEDKVVDTVAGRVLFNQFIPEEVGYVDALLTKKQLQKTIALVFKISGMARTAHFLDDIKHLGFQMAYKGGLSMGLGDINIPSAKEELVAEAKAEVDVVWNNYLMGLITDNERYNQVIDIWTRTNTQLTSTLMQQLEEDKQGFNSIYMMMHSGARGSREQIRQLGGMRGLMAKPQKNLQGSVGEIIENPILSNFKEGLDVIEYFISTHGARKGLADTALKTADAGYLTRRLVDVAQDVVVNEEDCGTLRGLNVSAIKDNEEVVESLSERILGRVSVHDIYDPISDELIIASGDEFTEEIADQIDTTSIEEVEIRSVLTCETKRGVCAKCYGRNLATGNMAHNGESVGVIAAQSIGEPGTQLTLRTFHVGGTASNIAVDANIKAKFSGTVEFEELRTVKSVDEDGNDIQVVMGRSGEIKIVDEKKQQILISNHVPYGAMLKVKDGDKVDQGAELCNWDPYNAVILSEFDGEIDFDAIIEGITYKEESDEQTGHREKVIIDTKDKTKNPAIVVNGKSDTKSYNIPVGAHLAVDKGDKIKAGQVLVKIPRKTGKSRDITGGLPRVTELFEARNPSNPAVVTEIDGVVTYGGIKRGNREIFIESKDGVKKRYLVPLSKHILVQDNDFIKAGEPLSDGAITPADILSIQGPTAVQEYLVNEIQEVYRLQGVKINDKHIEVIVRQMMQKVIIIDAGDTNFLTNQVVDRFAFMEENDEILDKKVVVDAGDSESLRPGQIITSRKLRDENSNLRRRDLKGVEVRNAEAAVSKPTLQGITQASLGTESFISAASFQETTKVLSEASIRGKSDSLMGLKENVIVGHLIPAGTGQRKFENYIVASKEEYDTMVTSREEFARTREYVAE from the coding sequence ATGGCATTCAGAAAAAATAAAAAACTGACCAACGACTTCTCGAAAGTCACCATTAGCCTGGCTTCTCCCGAATCAATTCTGGAGAGCTCTCATGGTGAAGTGACTCAGCCGGAAACCATCAACTACCGGACTTATAAGCCGGAAATGGGTGGTCTTTTCTGCGAGCGAATTTTCGGTCCTGTTAAGGACTGGGAATGTCATTGCGGGAAATACAAGAGAATTCGTTACAAGGGTATCATTTGCGACCGATGCGGTGTTGAAGTAACTGAGAAAAAGGTGCGTCGTGAGCGAATGGGTCATATCGAATTGGTAGTACCAGTAGCTCACATCTGGTATTTCAGATCGTTGCCCAACAAAATCGGTTACTTGTTAGGTCTTCCTACCAAGAAACTGGATCAGATCATCTACTATGAGCGTTACATCGTAATCCAACCCGGTGCAAAAGAAGAAGATGGTGTGAACAAACTCGACTTCCTGACAGAAGATGAGTACCTGGACATCCTGGATAAGTTGCCACGTGAGAACCAAATGCTGGACGATAGCGATCCGCAAAAGTTCATCGCGAAAATGGGAGCTGAAGCATTGGAAATGTTGTTGGCAAGAACGGAACTGGACGAATTGTCGTATCAGCTTCGTCACCAGGCAGCTACCGATACTTCGCAGCAACGAAAAGCAGAAGCATTGAAGCGATTGAGAGTTGTTGAGGCTTTCAGAGATGCCAGAACCCGAATTGAGAACAAACCTGAGTGGATGGTGATCCGAATGGTGCCAGTAATTCCACCGGAATTGCGTCCATTGGTGCCCTTGGATGGTGGTCGTTTTGCGACTTCTGATTTGAATGACCTTTACAGAAGAGTGATCATCAGAAACAATCGTCTGAAGCGACTGATCGATATCAAAGCACCGGAAGTGATCCTTCGAAATGAGAAGAGAATGCTTCAGGAAGCAGTTGATTCCTTGTTCGATAACTCCAGGAAAGTAAATGCGGTAAGATCTGATGGAAACCGCGCCTTGAAATCTTTGAGTGACATGCTTAAAGGAAAGCAAGGACGATTCCGTCAAAACCTACTTGGTAAAAGGGTAGATTACTCTGGTCGTTCAGTGATCGTTGTAGGTCCTGAATTGAAAATGCACGAGTGTGGTCTTCCTAAGTCCATGGCAGCGGAACTTTTCAAGCCTTTTATTATCAGAAAGCTGATCGAAAGAGGGATTGTTAAGACCGTAAAATCTGCAAAGAAAATCGTAGATCGCAAAGATCCGGTTGTTTGGGATATTCTGGAAAATGTATTGAAAGGACATCCTGTTTTGCTTAACCGGGCTCCTACGCTACACCGATTGGGTATCCAGGCATTCCAGCCAAAACTGATCGAGGGTAAAGCGATCCAGTTGCACCCACTCGTATGTACAGCATTTAACGCTGACTTTGACGGTGACCAGATGGCGGTACACGTTCCTCTTGGACACGAAGCAGTATTGGAAGCTTCTCTGTTGATGCTTTCTACGCACAATATCCTGAACCCTGCGAACGGAGCACCTATCGCGGTACCTTCTCAGGACATGGTATTGGGACTTTATTACGTGACCAAAGGAAGAAAGAGCACAGAAGAAGAGCCTGTAGCAGGAGAGGGGATGACCTTCTACAATGCTGAAGAGGTGATCATCGCGCTTAATGAGAAGACCATTTCTAAGCACGCACATATCAAAGTAAGAACCAAGGTTCGAAATGAAGAAGGTGAGCTTGAAGATAAAGTGGTCGACACAGTAGCAGGACGAGTTCTGTTCAATCAGTTCATTCCTGAGGAAGTAGGATACGTCGATGCCCTACTGACGAAGAAGCAATTGCAGAAAACCATTGCATTGGTATTCAAGATCTCCGGAATGGCCAGAACGGCACACTTCCTGGATGATATCAAGCACCTTGGGTTCCAGATGGCCTACAAAGGCGGTCTTTCTATGGGACTTGGTGACATCAACATTCCTTCAGCCAAAGAAGAGTTGGTTGCAGAAGCGAAAGCTGAAGTGGATGTGGTATGGAACAACTACTTGATGGGATTGATCACGGATAATGAGCGATACAATCAGGTAATCGATATCTGGACAAGAACCAATACACAGCTGACATCAACTTTGATGCAGCAGCTGGAAGAAGACAAGCAAGGATTCAACTCTATCTATATGATGATGCACTCAGGAGCCCGGGGCTCAAGAGAGCAGATCAGACAGCTTGGAGGAATGAGAGGGTTGATGGCCAAGCCTCAGAAAAACTTGCAAGGTTCCGTAGGTGAGATCATTGAAAACCCGATCCTTTCCAACTTTAAAGAAGGACTGGATGTAATCGAGTACTTTATCTCTACTCACGGTGCACGAAAAGGTCTTGCAGATACAGCACTTAAAACAGCGGATGCAGGTTACCTGACACGTCGTTTGGTGGATGTGGCGCAAGATGTAGTGGTGAACGAAGAAGATTGTGGTACACTCAGAGGACTGAATGTGTCAGCGATCAAGGACAATGAGGAAGTGGTAGAATCCCTTTCTGAAAGAATCCTCGGTCGAGTTTCTGTTCACGATATCTATGATCCTATTTCTGATGAGTTGATCATCGCATCAGGTGATGAGTTCACCGAAGAGATTGCGGATCAAATTGATACGACAAGCATTGAAGAAGTAGAAATTCGTTCTGTACTGACTTGCGAAACCAAGCGAGGTGTATGTGCGAAATGTTACGGTCGTAACCTGGCAACAGGCAACATGGCCCACAATGGAGAATCTGTTGGAGTGATCGCCGCACAGTCCATTGGAGAGCCTGGTACGCAGCTAACGTTGAGAACCTTCCACGTAGGGGGTACTGCATCTAACATTGCTGTGGATGCTAATATCAAAGCTAAATTCTCTGGTACTGTTGAATTTGAAGAACTCAGAACAGTAAAATCTGTTGATGAGGACGGAAACGACATCCAGGTAGTAATGGGACGTTCCGGTGAAATCAAGATTGTAGACGAGAAGAAACAGCAGATTTTGATCAGCAACCACGTTCCTTACGGTGCCATGCTGAAAGTGAAAGATGGAGATAAAGTAGATCAAGGTGCTGAACTTTGTAACTGGGATCCATACAATGCGGTAATCCTTTCTGAGTTTGATGGTGAGATTGATTTTGATGCAATCATCGAAGGCATCACTTACAAAGAAGAGTCGGATGAGCAGACGGGTCACAGAGAGAAAGTGATCATCGATACCAAGGACAAGACGAAGAACCCTGCCATTGTTGTCAATGGTAAGTCTGATACCAAGTCATATAACATTCCTGTGGGTGCCCACCTTGCAGTGGACAAAGGAGATAAGATCAAAGCGGGTCAGGTACTCGTTAAGATCCCTAGAAAAACAGGTAAGTCCAGAGATATTACAGGGGGTCTACCTCGAGTTACTGAGCTTTTTGAAGCACGTAACCCGTCTAACCCAGCTGTAGTAACTGAAATTGATGGTGTAGTAACCTATGGTGGTATCAAGCGTGGTAACAGAGAGATTTTCATCGAGTCGAAAGACGGTGTGAAGAAGCGTTACCTGGTGCCATTGTCTAAGCACATCCTTGTTCAGGACAATGACTTCATCAAGGCCGGTGAGCCACTTTCAGATGGTGCGATTACGCCAGCAGATATCCTTTCTATCCAGGGACCTACTGCAGTGCAGGAGTATCTGGTGAATGAAATTCAGGAAGTGTACCGACTGCAAGGTGTGAAGATCAACGATAAGCACATTGAGGTAATCGTTCGTCAGATGATGCAGAAAGTGATCATCATTGATGCTGGAGATACCAACTTCTTGACGAATCAAGTAGTGGATCGTTTCGCCTTTATGGAAGAAAACGATGAGATCCTTGATAAGAAAGTGGTTGTAGACGCGGGTGATTCTGAGTCACTTCGTCCGGGACAGATAATCACCAGTAGAAAACTTCGTGATGAGAATTCTAACCTGAGAAGAAGAGACCTTAAGGGTGTAGAAGTGAGAAATGCGGAAGCGGCGGTTTCGAAACCAACACTTCAAGGTATCACGCAAGCATCTTTGGGAACTGAATCATTCATTTCTGCAGCTTCCTTCCAGGAAACGACCAAAGTATTGAGTGAAGCATCTATTCGAGGTAAGTCTGATAGCTTGATGGGCTTGAAGGAAAATGTGATCGTTGGTCATTTGATCCCTGCAGGTACCGGACAGAGGAAATTCGAGAACTACATCGTTGCTTCTAAAGAAGAGTACGACACCATGGTTACTTCCAGAGAGGAGTTCGCTAGAACAAGAGAATACGTTGCCGAATAA
- the rpsL gene encoding 30S ribosomal protein S12, whose product MPTIQQLVRKGRKKLTSKSKSPALDSCPQRRGVCTRVYTTTPKKPNSAMRKVARVRLTNSKEVNAYIGGEGHNLQEHSIVLIRGGRVKDLPGVRYHIVRGALDTAGVSGRLQGRSKYGAKKPKEKK is encoded by the coding sequence ATGCCAACTATCCAACAATTAGTCCGAAAGGGAAGGAAGAAGTTGACGTCTAAATCAAAGTCTCCTGCATTGGACTCCTGTCCACAAAGAAGGGGAGTTTGTACAAGGGTTTACACGACAACACCTAAGAAACCAAACTCAGCAATGAGAAAGGTAGCTAGGGTAAGGTTGACCAACTCAAAAGAAGTTAACGCATACATCGGTGGAGAAGGTCACAACCTTCAGGAACACTCAATTGTATTGATCAGAGGTGGTAGAGTAAAAGACCTTCCTGGAGTAAGATATCACATCGTTCGTGGCGCGTTGGATACCGCGGGTGTGAGCGGTCGATTGCAAGGTCGATCAAAGTATGGTGCTAAGAAACCAAAAGAGAAGAAATAA